Proteins from one Methanococcus maripaludis C5 genomic window:
- the cofH gene encoding 5-amino-6-(D-ribitylamino)uracil--L-tyrosine 4-hydroxyphenyl transferase CofH codes for MDLMSFKEKEISKKDCLELFEDTENFFDVIKLADSIRKDIVGDTVTYVVNANINFTNVCSGTCKFCAFKAEHGDPNAFFLNPDEVAKKALEARKIGATEVCIQGGLLKEIDTYFQAEILKKVKKITEPYEEIVVHAFSPMEVKSAAENAGLSVNEALKILKENGLNSMPGTAAEILNDEIRSEICPTKLKTSEWIDVVTNAHKTGIKTTCTMMYGHIEENKHLAEHLSILRKIQKETGGFTEFVPLTFLHENAPLHHMERVKSGASGMLDLKTYAISRIFFKDYIKNIQTSWVKLGTKLSQVSLNCGANDIGGTLMEESISKAAGGSYGTFMSEEKLKDMILAVGRIPKQRNTAYEIIE; via the coding sequence ATGGATTTGATGTCTTTTAAGGAAAAAGAAATCTCAAAAAAAGACTGCCTGGAACTATTTGAAGATACTGAAAACTTTTTTGATGTAATAAAACTCGCAGATTCTATTAGAAAGGATATTGTCGGGGATACGGTAACTTATGTCGTTAATGCAAATATTAACTTTACAAACGTCTGTAGCGGAACCTGTAAATTCTGTGCATTTAAAGCAGAACATGGCGATCCGAATGCGTTTTTTTTAAATCCTGATGAAGTTGCTAAAAAAGCACTTGAAGCTAGAAAAATTGGTGCTACTGAAGTTTGTATTCAGGGTGGCCTTTTAAAAGAAATTGATACCTATTTTCAAGCTGAAATTCTAAAAAAAGTTAAAAAAATCACTGAACCTTATGAAGAAATAGTTGTGCATGCATTTTCTCCAATGGAAGTTAAATCCGCTGCAGAAAATGCAGGATTAAGTGTAAACGAAGCTTTAAAAATTTTAAAAGAAAATGGTTTAAACAGCATGCCTGGAACTGCTGCTGAGATATTGAATGATGAAATAAGGTCTGAAATCTGCCCTACAAAATTAAAAACTTCCGAATGGATTGATGTTGTAACAAATGCACATAAAACTGGCATTAAAACAACGTGTACTATGATGTACGGCCATATCGAAGAAAATAAACATCTTGCGGAACACCTATCGATTTTAAGAAAAATTCAAAAGGAAACTGGCGGTTTTACAGAATTTGTACCATTGACATTTTTACATGAAAATGCGCCACTCCACCATATGGAAAGAGTAAAAAGCGGAGCTTCTGGAATGCTTGATTTGAAAACTTACGCGATTTCAAGAATTTTCTTTAAAGATTACATCAAAAACATACAGACTTCCTGGGTAAAACTTGGAACAAAATTAAGCCAAGTTTCACTAAATTGTGGTGCAAACGACATTGGCGGAACTTTGATGGAAGAAAGCATCTCAAAAGCAGCGGGTGGAAGTTACGGAACTTTCATGAGTGAAGAAAAATTAAAAGACATGATTTTAGCAGTTGGAAGAATTCCAAAACAGAGAAACACTGCTTACGAAATTATAGAATAG
- a CDS encoding RNA-binding protein: protein MEIKRRYMLKKKELKELKDELGNIFDVEKIIPKKAVVEKAVTEEGEIILLDGTPLAMVNNGRIFPTLKFLLNMDIENNKVTVDMGAVKFIANGADVMAPGIVEADENIQEGDIVFVVDVTHKKPLSVGEALMGGKTMVEEKKGKAIKTIHFIGDEIWKM from the coding sequence ATGGAAATAAAAAGAAGATACATGCTAAAAAAGAAAGAATTAAAGGAATTAAAGGATGAACTTGGAAATATTTTTGACGTTGAAAAAATAATTCCAAAAAAAGCAGTCGTTGAAAAAGCGGTAACCGAAGAAGGCGAAATAATCCTTTTAGACGGGACCCCTCTTGCAATGGTAAACAATGGAAGGATATTTCCAACATTGAAGTTCCTTTTAAATATGGATATCGAAAACAATAAGGTTACTGTAGACATGGGTGCCGTAAAATTCATCGCAAACGGTGCAGACGTCATGGCCCCGGGAATCGTCGAAGCTGACGAAAATATCCAAGAAGGAGACATTGTATTCGTAGTTGACGTAACTCACAAAAAGCCTTTATCCGTTGGAGAAGCTTTGATGGGTGGAAAAACAATGGTTGAAGAAAAAAAAGGAAAAGCAATTAAAACCATCCATTTTATCGGCGATGAAATCTGGAAAATGTAA
- a CDS encoding HemK2/MTQ2 family protein methyltransferase has product MIKIIEINGIKIKTHPNVYVPAEDSELLIENLVDVKNKSVLDVGTGSGIQAINAVKKGASKVIGIDINPYAVECAKTNSKSNEINSKKLSFKTGDLFKNIDEKFDVILFNAPYLPTSDEEKLEKYLNYAFDGGKNGREVLDKFLDEVINHLNEKGTVQILQSSLTDGNKTIEKMENLGFVAKQTGSLKFLFEELQVITGWKK; this is encoded by the coding sequence ATGATAAAAATCATTGAAATAAACGGAATAAAGATAAAAACGCATCCTAATGTATATGTTCCTGCAGAAGATAGTGAACTTCTTATTGAAAATTTAGTTGATGTAAAAAATAAATCCGTTCTTGACGTAGGAACTGGAAGTGGAATTCAGGCAATAAATGCCGTAAAAAAGGGTGCCTCAAAAGTTATCGGAATCGATATAAACCCTTACGCAGTGGAATGTGCAAAAACAAATTCTAAATCAAACGAAATCAATTCCAAAAAGCTGTCATTTAAAACTGGCGATCTTTTCAAAAATATTGACGAAAAATTTGATGTGATTTTATTCAATGCCCCATATCTTCCAACATCTGATGAAGAAAAATTGGAAAAATACCTAAATTATGCATTTGATGGTGGAAAAAACGGAAGAGAGGTATTAGATAAATTTTTAGACGAAGTAATTAACCATTTAAATGAAAAAGGAACAGTTCAAATTCTACAGTCATCACTTACTGATGGAAACAAAACCATAGAAAAAATGGAAAATTTGGGATTTGTTGCTAAACAGACTGGATCTTTAAAATTTTTATTTGAAGAATTACAGGTAATTACGGGTTGGAAAAAATGA
- a CDS encoding Nif3-like dinuclear metal center hexameric protein, whose product MKAFEIIEIIEKFAPKELAIPGDNIGLQVGLNLEKKVEKLGIALDASLKVIEKAKSEDIDFLFTHHPILKDPIRNFTSTIYKKLKILTEKDIPLYSAHTNLDICKNGLNDCLAELYGLKDVKNIYDDGLGRIGTLDGTFEDILKITKENIFTVPETVVPKSIYDKKQLKVAVLSGYGFSQDSIRYVSNFADVYISGDLTHHSKIIAEELELTVIDGTHYGTEVYGLKSFLKYLEKNIPCKIIPLDF is encoded by the coding sequence ATGAAAGCTTTTGAAATCATAGAAATAATTGAAAAGTTTGCTCCAAAGGAACTTGCAATTCCGGGAGACAATATCGGGCTTCAGGTTGGACTGAATCTCGAAAAAAAAGTTGAAAAATTAGGAATTGCATTAGATGCGTCCCTAAAAGTTATAGAAAAAGCAAAATCCGAAGATATAGACTTTTTATTTACTCACCACCCGATTTTAAAAGATCCAATAAGAAATTTCACGAGCACCATTTATAAAAAGTTGAAAATATTAACTGAAAAGGATATTCCATTATATAGCGCACATACAAACCTCGATATATGTAAAAACGGACTTAATGATTGTTTGGCAGAATTATATGGTTTAAAAGATGTTAAAAATATATATGATGACGGTCTGGGAAGAATCGGAACCTTGGATGGAACATTCGAAGATATTTTAAAAATTACAAAAGAAAATATATTTACAGTTCCAGAAACCGTTGTTCCTAAAAGCATATACGATAAAAAACAGTTGAAAGTAGCAGTTCTTTCAGGATACGGCTTTTCACAAGATTCCATTCGATATGTATCAAATTTTGCAGACGTTTATATTTCTGGAGATTTAACGCACCACTCAAAAATAATTGCAGAAGAACTCGAACTAACCGTTATCGATGGAACTCATTACGGAACCGAAGTTTATGGCTTGAAATCATTTTTAAAATACTTAGAAAAGAATATTCCTTGTAAAATCATACCATTAGATTTTTAA
- a CDS encoding CBS domain-containing protein: MELTIVQKEILQELISIYREKNKAVKGTEIAIRLSRNPGTIRNQMQALRALNLVDGVPGPKGGYIPTSLTYRSLGLETEEEITVPIYKNENLVEGVSVTKIVFDTVTREKSCSSKIYVNGDTRKFSEGDIVKVGPTHHNKIVILGKIVGRDDINHILLMDVISVASVPGISVGDVGIKEKLIYITPEKTIRDAAKLLADANISGIPVMDGKKLLGVLSLHDVAEAVSRGLENENVTELMAEKIYTVSKNEKIYDALILMEKYNVGRLIVVDNEEYAVGILTRTDILNLIEGTIFPKILKKYLK; the protein is encoded by the coding sequence ATGGAACTTACAATAGTTCAGAAAGAGATACTTCAAGAATTAATTTCAATTTACAGGGAAAAAAATAAGGCTGTAAAAGGAACAGAAATTGCAATTCGATTAAGCAGAAATCCTGGAACAATTAGAAACCAGATGCAGGCATTAAGAGCGTTGAATCTTGTTGATGGAGTTCCCGGTCCAAAAGGTGGATACATTCCAACAAGTTTAACATATCGTTCACTCGGACTTGAAACAGAGGAAGAAATTACCGTTCCAATTTATAAAAATGAAAATCTTGTTGAAGGGGTTAGTGTTACAAAAATTGTGTTTGATACCGTAACAAGAGAAAAATCATGTTCTTCAAAAATATACGTTAATGGGGACACTAGAAAATTTTCAGAAGGGGATATTGTAAAAGTTGGACCAACACACCACAACAAAATTGTGATTTTGGGAAAAATCGTCGGAAGAGATGATATCAACCATATTTTATTAATGGATGTAATAAGTGTTGCGAGCGTTCCGGGAATCTCTGTGGGGGACGTTGGAATAAAAGAAAAATTAATATATATTACTCCTGAAAAAACGATTCGAGATGCCGCAAAGCTACTTGCAGATGCAAATATAAGCGGAATTCCCGTAATGGATGGAAAAAAGCTTCTTGGAGTATTAAGCCTACATGATGTCGCAGAAGCAGTTTCAAGAGGTCTTGAAAATGAAAATGTAACAGAATTAATGGCTGAAAAAATATATACCGTTTCAAAAAATGAAAAAATATATGATGCATTAATTTTGATGGAAAAATATAACGTTGGAAGGTTAATTGTAGTGGATAACGAAGAATATGCAGTTGGGATCCTTACCAGAACCGATATTTTGAATCTAATTGAAGGAACAATATTTCCAAAAATTCTTAAAAAGTATTTGAAATAA
- a CDS encoding glycosyltransferase family 2 protein, whose translation MKLSIIIPAYNEEKTILKTLEEVVAVTLPVDKEIIIVNDGSTDGTEQIIENSIKKFPESNIKLLSKKNGGKGSALKEGMRKSTGDIIIIQDADLEYDPNDYSKLIKPILEKKAKIVYGSRIKNKDNKYSHISFLIGGIGVTLATDVLYGVFLTDEPTCYKVFHSDLKDILVNAEGNGFEWEPEITAKIIRKGYKIKEIPINYYPRTKKEGKKIKWSDGVKAIETLLKWRFKKIN comes from the coding sequence ATGAAACTTTCGATAATTATCCCTGCATACAATGAAGAAAAAACAATCCTAAAAACGCTTGAAGAAGTTGTTGCTGTAACTTTGCCGGTTGATAAAGAGATAATTATAGTAAACGATGGATCTACAGATGGAACGGAACAGATTATAGAAAATTCGATTAAAAAATTTCCTGAATCGAATATTAAGTTATTAAGTAAAAAAAATGGCGGTAAAGGCAGTGCATTAAAAGAAGGGATGCGAAAGTCCACAGGAGATATTATCATTATTCAGGATGCTGATTTAGAATACGACCCAAACGACTACTCAAAATTAATAAAACCAATTTTGGAAAAAAAAGCAAAAATAGTTTATGGTTCACGGATTAAAAATAAGGACAATAAATACTCCCATATTTCATTTTTAATCGGAGGCATAGGTGTAACTTTAGCCACTGACGTTTTATATGGTGTATTTTTAACAGATGAACCTACCTGTTATAAAGTATTTCATTCTGATTTGAAAGATATTTTAGTAAATGCAGAAGGGAATGGTTTTGAATGGGAACCTGAAATCACTGCCAAAATAATTAGAAAAGGTTATAAAATCAAAGAAATTCCAATAAATTATTACCCGAGAACTAAAAAAGAGGGTAAAAAAATTAAATGGTCTGATGGCGTTAAAGCAATTGAAACGCTTTTAAAATGGAGATTTAAAAAAATAAATTAA
- a CDS encoding flippase-like domain-containing protein codes for MISFLILYWIFLKLDFFILINTLKNANFAWFFVALVFYYASIFLKSIRWKLLLNDAGIDIKLKDVSMIFYLSMFVNSIIPAKIGDLYRSYLLKQKTNDPISLSISTVFLERIFDLSTMIPILLIFAYISFEKGIPFEIIITLKYGILIIFALILITLIFLKINRYFVKNTEFKVVGNILSNFERGLRTLKISSIPKLLFISIISWITEGFTIYFIFFALGLNYGLIFPIFTDLSGSLLTAVPFTPSGLGVVEYALIFILNLKNIGITESSAVVVLYRLISYFSIIFFGTILNFWYDFNLKKYLK; via the coding sequence TTGATATCTTTTTTGATACTTTATTGGATTTTTTTAAAATTGGATTTTTTTATACTAATTAATACCCTTAAAAATGCAAATTTTGCATGGTTTTTTGTGGCGTTGGTGTTTTATTATGCATCAATTTTCTTAAAAAGTATTCGATGGAAATTGTTGTTAAATGATGCAGGTATTGATATCAAATTAAAAGATGTTTCCATGATATTTTATCTATCAATGTTTGTGAACTCCATAATACCTGCAAAAATAGGTGATCTCTATAGAAGTTATCTCCTAAAACAAAAAACCAATGACCCAATATCTTTGAGTATTTCTACAGTTTTTTTAGAACGAATCTTTGATCTGAGTACTATGATACCCATTCTTTTAATTTTTGCATATATTTCATTTGAAAAAGGTATTCCTTTTGAAATAATTATTACACTAAAATACGGAATTTTAATAATATTTGCATTAATACTGATAACCTTGATTTTTTTAAAAATTAACAGGTATTTTGTAAAAAATACGGAATTTAAAGTTGTGGGAAATATTTTAAGTAATTTTGAAAGGGGACTTCGTACATTGAAAATAAGTTCGATCCCGAAATTATTGTTTATTTCGATAATTTCCTGGATAACTGAAGGATTTACAATTTACTTCATATTTTTTGCATTGGGGCTAAATTATGGATTAATATTCCCGATATTTACGGATTTATCGGGTTCACTATTAACTGCAGTTCCATTCACCCCGTCTGGACTTGGCGTGGTTGAATATGCGTTAATATTTATATTAAATCTTAAAAATATTGGAATAACTGAAAGTTCCGCAGTTGTGGTTTTGTACCGCCTAATATCGTACTTTAGTATTATATTTTTCGGAACTATTTTGAATTTTTGGTACGATTTTAACCTAAAAAAATATTTAAAATAA
- the hisE gene encoding phosphoribosyl-ATP diphosphatase produces the protein MNVLKEVYSTIEKRIQEKPEGSYVVKITTDDKKTAVNKICEKVGEEAAEVILAAKDNNKAEIIYESADLIFHTMVLLAKSGITYEELSEEFKKRMK, from the coding sequence ATGAATGTTTTAAAAGAAGTTTATTCTACAATCGAGAAAAGAATTCAGGAAAAACCTGAAGGTTCATACGTTGTTAAAATAACAACTGACGACAAAAAGACAGCTGTAAATAAAATCTGTGAAAAGGTCGGTGAAGAAGCCGCAGAAGTTATCCTTGCAGCAAAAGATAACAACAAAGCAGAAATAATTTACGAAAGCGCGGATTTAATATTCCATACAATGGTATTGCTCGCAAAATCAGGAATTACGTATGAAGAATTGAGTGAAGAATTCAAGAAAAGAATGAAATAA
- the ribH gene encoding 6,7-dimethyl-8-ribityllumazine synthase, protein MVKLGFVIAEFNRDLTFMMEKLAEEHAAFLGADVSCKVMVPGSFDMPLAIKTLLQKDDIDAVVTIGCVIEGDTEHDEIVVQNAARKIADLSLEFGKPVALGIAGPGMTRMQAEDRIDYGKNAVEAAVKMVKRLKEIQ, encoded by the coding sequence ATGGTCAAATTAGGATTTGTTATCGCAGAATTCAACAGAGATTTAACATTTATGATGGAAAAATTGGCAGAAGAACACGCTGCGTTTTTAGGTGCAGATGTTTCATGCAAAGTAATGGTTCCAGGATCATTTGATATGCCTCTTGCAATCAAAACACTCCTCCAAAAAGACGATATCGATGCAGTTGTTACAATCGGTTGCGTTATCGAAGGGGACACTGAACACGATGAAATTGTGGTTCAAAATGCAGCAAGAAAAATCGCAGACTTATCTTTAGAATTTGGAAAACCAGTTGCACTTGGAATTGCGGGTCCAGGAATGACAAGAATGCAAGCTGAAGATAGAATCGATTATGGTAAGAATGCAGTTGAAGCTGCTGTTAAAATGGTAAAAAGACTTAAAGAAATCCAATAA
- a CDS encoding gamma carbonic anhydrase family protein — translation MAKTKKIAKTAKVAENASIMGDVELCENANIWYGAVLRADISKITIKDNSNIQDNCVVHGSIGAPVFIGEGVSVGHAAVVHGCTIEENVLIGMNSTILTGAKIGKNSIIGANALVSQNKEIPPNSLVLGVPGKVVRTLTDEEVDSIRENAKRYVELSKNL, via the coding sequence ATGGCAAAAACAAAAAAAATAGCAAAAACAGCAAAGGTCGCGGAAAATGCTTCGATTATGGGGGACGTTGAACTCTGTGAAAATGCAAATATTTGGTACGGGGCTGTATTAAGGGCAGATATTAGTAAAATAACGATTAAAGATAATTCAAACATACAGGATAACTGTGTTGTTCACGGCTCCATAGGCGCTCCTGTTTTTATTGGAGAAGGCGTTTCTGTAGGGCACGCTGCAGTAGTTCATGGATGTACTATCGAAGAAAACGTTCTTATCGGAATGAATTCGACTATATTAACAGGTGCAAAAATCGGTAAAAACTCAATAATTGGGGCAAATGCGCTTGTATCCCAAAATAAAGAAATTCCACCAAACAGTCTTGTTTTAGGGGTTCCTGGAAAAGTTGTGAGAACTTTAACTGATGAAGAAGTAGATTCAATAAGAGAGAATGCAAAAAGGTATGTCGAATTATCAAAAAACTTATAA
- a CDS encoding TIGR04013 family B12-binding domain/radical SAM domain-containing protein: MIGFRMTSKNKYSISKLYPLVGGSLFKEFNEIIENLDSLEIVIYSFMSMQEKEVLNEINELKKLKRDIILIAGGPHPSGCPEDTLNMGFDHVIIGEGEISLPNLINSIKSGKTPEKIIKGIPIENFEDYEKIWPLAPIEITRGCPYNCRFCQTPQIFGKNIRHRSIESIVKIVKTMGDIRFVTPNAFSYGSKTGTKPNIEKLEKLMKHLFEIKKRLFFGTFPSEVRPEFVTSETLDLINKYCDNRYIHFGAQSGSDEVLKHIRRGHTVSDVINAVETSKKCDLIPKVDFIFGFPNETEIQRKESIDLMKYIIKKNGKVHAHYFMSLCGTYFENSTPEPLEKEILDILGKMAKKGQITGSWGYQYSKNSE, from the coding sequence ATGATTGGATTTAGAATGACTTCGAAAAACAAGTACAGTATCTCAAAATTATATCCGTTGGTAGGCGGGAGTTTATTCAAAGAATTTAATGAAATAATTGAGAATTTAGATTCTTTAGAGATAGTGATATATTCATTTATGAGTATGCAGGAAAAAGAAGTTTTAAACGAAATAAACGAATTAAAAAAACTTAAAAGAGATATTATTTTAATCGCTGGAGGCCCTCACCCATCAGGATGTCCAGAAGATACCTTAAATATGGGTTTTGATCACGTTATAATTGGTGAAGGAGAAATTTCGCTACCGAATCTTATAAACTCCATAAAATCAGGAAAAACCCCTGAAAAAATAATAAAAGGAATACCAATTGAGAATTTTGAGGATTATGAAAAAATCTGGCCCCTTGCACCAATAGAAATTACAAGAGGATGTCCATACAACTGTAGATTCTGCCAAACTCCGCAGATATTTGGAAAAAATATACGACATAGAAGTATTGAAAGTATCGTAAAAATTGTAAAAACTATGGGGGATATCAGGTTTGTAACTCCAAATGCATTTTCATATGGGTCTAAAACCGGAACGAAACCAAATATCGAAAAACTAGAAAAATTGATGAAACACCTTTTTGAAATTAAAAAAAGGCTATTTTTTGGAACGTTTCCCTCAGAAGTGAGGCCTGAATTTGTAACTTCAGAAACCCTTGATTTGATAAATAAATACTGTGATAATAGATACATTCATTTTGGAGCACAGAGTGGTAGTGATGAAGTTTTAAAACATATAAGACGTGGCCACACAGTTTCGGATGTTATAAATGCAGTTGAAACTTCTAAAAAATGCGATTTGATTCCAAAAGTTGATTTTATATTTGGTTTTCCAAATGAAACAGAAATTCAAAGAAAAGAAAGTATCGATTTGATGAAATACATTATAAAAAAGAATGGAAAAGTACATGCACACTACTTCATGTCGCTTTGTGGAACTTACTTTGAAAATAGTACTCCAGAACCTCTTGAAAAGGAAATTCTAGATATTTTGGGAAAAATGGCGAAAAAAGGACAGATTACGGGTTCCTGGGGATACCAGTACTCGAAAAATTCAGAATGA
- a CDS encoding DUF2118 family protein: MKIPKIYVEGELNDGDRVAIEKDGNAIIFLEENEEYSGNGKLLYRVIYDDLAKYLSLDELKKDVLIQYPDKHTFTYLKAGTKLVSVVAEGYEVYPIMDFGFRVLKGYRLATLKSKKGDLRYANSPISGTVIFMNEIPSERANYVFYMLEE, from the coding sequence ATGAAAATTCCTAAAATTTACGTTGAAGGAGAATTAAACGATGGCGACCGTGTCGCAATCGAAAAAGATGGAAATGCAATAATTTTTTTAGAAGAAAATGAAGAATATTCTGGAAATGGCAAACTTCTTTATCGGGTAATTTATGATGATTTAGCCAAATATTTGAGTTTAGACGAGCTAAAAAAAGATGTTTTAATTCAATATCCTGATAAACACACATTTACTTATCTTAAAGCAGGAACAAAACTTGTTTCCGTAGTTGCAGAAGGTTATGAAGTTTATCCAATAATGGATTTTGGTTTCAGGGTTTTAAAAGGGTACAGACTCGCAACACTCAAAAGTAAAAAAGGAGATTTGAGGTACGCTAATTCCCCCATAAGTGGAACCGTCATATTCATGAATGAAATCCCTTCAGAAAGAGCAAACTACGTATTTTACATGCTTGAAGAATAA
- a CDS encoding polyprenyl synthetase family protein, which yields MVFDREILSKIDSELKKYMEKDTKLYGASKHLLLAGGKRVRPYLSIITYLLKKDDITEILAPALSVELIHNYTLVHDDIMDNDDQRRGMPTVHTIYGEPIAILAGDLLYAKAFEALSNIEDSKKAHEVLKVLSKACVEVCEGQTDDMEFEERFPTLDEYFDMISKKTGALIVAPVEIGAVMANCTPEERKALCNYAKRIGMTFQIQDDVLDLIGDQKTIGKPVGSDIVEGKKTMMVIYAMENLSEDKKERLLQILGNKDATADEVSEAIAILADSIEYAKNTMKKATEEAKDYLKIFDAEKRKNLESIADFIIERIH from the coding sequence ATGGTGTTTGATAGGGAAATATTGTCAAAAATCGATTCTGAACTCAAAAAATATATGGAAAAGGATACTAAACTTTATGGTGCGTCAAAACACCTTTTACTTGCAGGCGGTAAAAGAGTAAGGCCTTACCTTTCAATTATAACATATCTCTTGAAAAAAGATGATATTACTGAAATACTGGCACCAGCACTTTCTGTTGAATTAATTCATAATTATACGTTAGTCCACGACGATATAATGGATAACGATGACCAAAGAAGAGGAATGCCAACAGTTCACACGATTTATGGTGAACCAATTGCAATTTTAGCTGGAGATTTATTATATGCAAAAGCTTTCGAAGCTCTTTCAAATATTGAAGACAGTAAAAAGGCTCATGAAGTTTTAAAAGTGCTTTCAAAAGCCTGTGTTGAAGTTTGTGAAGGACAAACTGACGACATGGAATTTGAAGAAAGATTTCCTACTTTAGACGAGTACTTTGACATGATTTCCAAAAAAACAGGTGCTTTAATTGTAGCTCCTGTAGAAATCGGGGCAGTTATGGCAAACTGTACTCCTGAAGAAAGAAAAGCACTTTGTAATTACGCAAAAAGAATTGGAATGACTTTCCAAATTCAGGATGATGTTTTAGATTTAATTGGGGATCAAAAAACAATCGGAAAACCTGTTGGAAGTGACATTGTCGAAGGTAAAAAGACAATGATGGTAATTTACGCAATGGAAAACCTTTCTGAAGATAAAAAAGAAAGATTATTACAAATTTTGGGAAACAAAGATGCAACAGCTGATGAAGTTTCCGAAGCAATTGCAATTTTAGCAGATTCTATCGAATACGCGAAAAACACAATGAAAAAAGCGACAGAAGAAGCTAAAGATTACTTAAAAATATTTGATGCGGAAAAAAGAAAGAATCTCGAAAGCATTGCTGATTTTATCATTGAAAGAATTCACTAA